A stretch of Stigmatopora argus isolate UIUO_Sarg chromosome 22, RoL_Sarg_1.0, whole genome shotgun sequence DNA encodes these proteins:
- the ska2 gene encoding SKA complex subunit 2 isoform X1, with the protein METTVEKLECMFSKSEADLDVIEKRLKLEAINHTEENGFSCEQSAVVMLERLGAIKEKHKVLRTQMTEVAAAQKMSILSIQDNLNSLTELVQHFQQTTSVKVHSVAEAVQQIEEEVHRSCLRSDKELKYPV; encoded by the exons TTTTCAAAATCTGAAGCCGATCTGGATGTCATCGAGAAGCGCCTAAAGCTGGAGGCAATCAACCACACTGAAGAGAATGGATTTTCCTGCGAG CAGAGCGCAGTTGTGATGTTGGAGCGACTCGGGGCtattaaagaaaaacacaagGTGTTGCGGACTCAAATGACTGAGGTTGCAGCTgcacaaaaaatgtcaattttgtcCATTCAAGACAATCTCAACAGTCTCACGGAACTGGTTCAACATTTTCAACAGACAACAAGTGTCAAG GTTCACTCTGTGGCTGAGGCAGTGCAGCAGATAGAAGAGGAAGTACATAGGAGTTGCCTGAGGTCAGACAAGGAACTGAAATATCCAGTGTAA
- the ska2 gene encoding SKA complex subunit 2 isoform X2 — translation METTVEKLECMFSKSEADLDVIEKRLKLEAINHTEENGFSCESAVVMLERLGAIKEKHKVLRTQMTEVAAAQKMSILSIQDNLNSLTELVQHFQQTTSVKVHSVAEAVQQIEEEVHRSCLRSDKELKYPV, via the exons TTTTCAAAATCTGAAGCCGATCTGGATGTCATCGAGAAGCGCCTAAAGCTGGAGGCAATCAACCACACTGAAGAGAATGGATTTTCCTGCGAG AGCGCAGTTGTGATGTTGGAGCGACTCGGGGCtattaaagaaaaacacaagGTGTTGCGGACTCAAATGACTGAGGTTGCAGCTgcacaaaaaatgtcaattttgtcCATTCAAGACAATCTCAACAGTCTCACGGAACTGGTTCAACATTTTCAACAGACAACAAGTGTCAAG GTTCACTCTGTGGCTGAGGCAGTGCAGCAGATAGAAGAGGAAGTACATAGGAGTTGCCTGAGGTCAGACAAGGAACTGAAATATCCAGTGTAA